The Dehalococcoidia bacterium genome has a window encoding:
- a CDS encoding HDIG domain-containing protein: protein MAQSERLTSHQAAAFTLLLATALALVLVPVPPGTVRLGDAVVENRFTAQGAAAAALAAALASVSLGAYLYVFQPRELRGVWRLAVLGALLVLWTAAAKVFLALTLPDDDRLYLRYMLPLAAAPMLVASLLDGGVALATGSVLAFLAAFAGMHPADARAGAPPLLGLEMGSAFFAGGIAGVLAVQRAERLDRYVWAGALVALATFLPLLAFWLLSPERRGVDLPWMLLSSALGGGLSSVLTAGALVVLGYSLGLTTRVQLMELAQLTHPLLRQLQDRAPGTYHHSLMVSTLAERAAQAVGADALLVRVGCLYHDIGKLAQPAYYVENQLEGRNPHDSLDPEASAHIIVQHVQAGLQLARRHRLPARVRAFIPEHHGTRLVTFFYRKAAAHNPDADPDRFRYPGPRPQSKETAIAMLADSVEAVVRASRDHSPEHIDELVEGVIRERVAEGQLDDCDLTFRDLKLIAESFKATLRGIYHPRIEYPAPAPKELKAQVPGPIPLPYSDEG, encoded by the coding sequence ATGGCCCAGAGCGAACGGCTAACGTCCCACCAGGCAGCGGCCTTCACTCTTTTGCTGGCCACAGCCTTGGCGCTGGTGCTGGTACCTGTTCCTCCCGGCACTGTCCGCTTGGGGGACGCAGTGGTGGAGAACCGCTTTACTGCCCAGGGGGCAGCAGCCGCCGCCCTGGCAGCGGCCCTGGCCAGCGTCTCCCTGGGCGCCTACCTTTACGTGTTCCAGCCCCGAGAGCTGCGGGGGGTCTGGCGGCTGGCAGTGCTGGGGGCGCTCCTGGTGCTGTGGACGGCTGCGGCCAAGGTCTTCCTGGCCCTGACTTTGCCCGACGACGACCGCCTCTACCTGCGCTATATGCTGCCCCTGGCAGCAGCCCCCATGCTGGTGGCCAGCCTGCTGGACGGAGGGGTCGCCCTGGCCACTGGGTCGGTGTTGGCCTTCCTAGCCGCCTTCGCTGGCATGCACCCGGCCGATGCCCGTGCTGGCGCCCCTCCCCTGCTGGGGCTGGAGATGGGGAGCGCCTTCTTCGCCGGCGGCATCGCCGGCGTGCTGGCGGTGCAACGGGCCGAGCGACTGGACCGCTACGTCTGGGCAGGCGCGTTGGTGGCCCTGGCTACCTTCCTGCCCCTCCTGGCCTTCTGGCTCCTCTCCCCCGAGCGGCGAGGGGTGGACCTGCCATGGATGCTCCTCAGCTCCGCCCTGGGGGGCGGGCTTTCCTCGGTGCTCACGGCCGGAGCGCTGGTGGTCCTGGGCTACAGCCTCGGCCTCACCACCCGCGTGCAGCTCATGGAGCTGGCCCAACTCACCCATCCCCTGTTGCGGCAGCTGCAGGACAGGGCCCCGGGCACCTACCACCACAGCCTGATGGTCAGCACCCTGGCCGAGCGGGCGGCCCAGGCAGTGGGGGCCGATGCCCTGCTGGTGCGGGTGGGCTGCCTTTATCACGACATCGGCAAGCTGGCCCAACCGGCCTACTACGTGGAGAACCAACTGGAGGGTCGCAACCCCCACGACAGCCTGGACCCCGAGGCCAGCGCCCACATCATCGTCCAGCACGTACAGGCAGGGCTGCAGCTGGCCCGACGTCATCGCCTGCCGGCACGGGTGCGCGCCTTCATCCCCGAGCACCACGGCACCCGGCTGGTGACCTTCTTTTACCGCAAGGCCGCGGCCCACAACCCCGACGCCGATCCGGACCGCTTCCGCTATCCGGGGCCGCGGCCCCAGTCCAAGGAGACGGCCATTGCCATGCTGGCCGACTCGGTGGAGGCGGTGGTGCGGGCCTCCCGCGACCACTCGCCGGAGCACATCGACGAACTGGTGGAAGGGGTGATCCGCGAACGGGTGGCCGAGGGGCAGCTGGACGACTGCGACCTGACCTTCCGCGACCTGAAGCTCATCGCCGAGTCCTTCAAGGCTACCTTGCGGGGCATCTACCATCCGCGCATCGAATACCCGGCGCCGGCCCCCAAGGAGTTGAAGGCCCAGGTGCCAGGTCCCATCCCCCTGCCCTACTCGGACGAGGGCTGA
- a CDS encoding CoA-binding protein, translated as MADATFRELEAILSPRSIAVVGASANRDTPGHDYVLSLLQYGYRGQIYPVNPRLEELLGLPAYPSLRDVPGPVDYVISCVPNTAVLDLADQCIEKGARVLQLFTARFSETGREEGKRLERELAQRAQRGGLRIIGPNCMGLHHSRLGITFRPDMASPPGPVGVLSQSGNLLFELNYRGVPRGLRFSKAISYGNGIDLDESDFLLYFARDPGTTVIGAYIEGVKDGRRFLRALSEAARAKPTVVLKGGRTGGGGRTAASHTAALAGRREVWEAAVRQAGAVPVATLEDFMDLLVAFAYMRPGGGRRVGIVGGGGGRSVLAADQCEEMGLETPPLSEAIEAHIRAKAPDLAGWVTNPVDQSILAGSGVGGAEILELMARDPTYDALVAILGEPWALGRPNAENIVCRVAQRFMDIGRRAGKPLAVVLNPPDYPQEAHWRLLCQVREEMVAAGLALFPSVERAIWALSVFLPYWSRRGATTAQPSSE; from the coding sequence ATGGCCGACGCCACCTTTCGAGAGCTGGAGGCCATCCTCAGCCCCCGCTCCATCGCCGTGGTGGGGGCCTCGGCCAACCGCGACACCCCCGGCCACGACTACGTCCTCTCCCTCCTGCAGTACGGCTATCGGGGACAGATATACCCCGTGAACCCCCGCCTGGAGGAGCTGCTGGGGCTGCCCGCCTATCCGAGCCTGCGGGACGTGCCCGGACCGGTGGACTACGTCATCTCCTGCGTGCCCAATACGGCAGTCCTGGACCTGGCCGACCAGTGCATCGAAAAGGGGGCCCGCGTCCTGCAACTGTTCACCGCCCGCTTCAGCGAGACGGGGCGTGAGGAGGGGAAGCGGCTGGAGCGGGAGCTGGCCCAACGGGCGCAGCGGGGCGGCCTGCGCATCATCGGCCCCAACTGCATGGGGCTGCACCACTCCCGGCTGGGCATCACTTTTCGTCCCGACATGGCCTCCCCGCCCGGCCCGGTGGGGGTCCTCTCTCAGAGCGGCAACCTGCTGTTCGAGCTGAACTACCGCGGGGTGCCCAGGGGCCTGCGCTTCAGCAAGGCCATCAGCTACGGCAACGGCATCGACCTGGACGAGAGCGACTTCCTGCTCTACTTCGCCCGCGACCCGGGAACGACGGTCATCGGCGCCTACATCGAGGGAGTGAAGGATGGACGCCGCTTCCTGCGGGCGCTCTCCGAGGCGGCGAGGGCCAAGCCCACGGTGGTGTTGAAAGGGGGGCGCACCGGCGGCGGAGGCCGCACGGCTGCCTCCCATACGGCAGCCCTGGCGGGGCGTCGCGAGGTGTGGGAGGCGGCTGTCCGCCAGGCCGGGGCGGTGCCCGTGGCCACTCTGGAAGACTTCATGGACCTGCTGGTAGCCTTCGCCTACATGCGGCCCGGAGGCGGCAGACGCGTGGGCATAGTGGGCGGGGGCGGCGGACGCTCCGTCCTGGCTGCCGACCAGTGCGAGGAGATGGGGCTGGAGACGCCGCCCCTCTCGGAGGCCATCGAGGCCCATATAAGGGCCAAGGCCCCCGATCTGGCCGGCTGGGTCACCAACCCAGTGGACCAGTCCATCCTGGCCGGCTCGGGGGTGGGCGGTGCCGAGATACTGGAACTGATGGCCCGCGACCCCACCTACGATGCCCTGGTGGCCATTCTGGGTGAACCATGGGCGCTGGGGCGCCCCAATGCCGAGAACATCGTGTGCCGTGTGGCCCAGCGGTTCATGGACATCGGGCGGAGGGCCGGGAAGCCCCTCGCGGTGGTGCTGAACCCGCCCGATTACCCTCAGGAGGCCCACTGGCGGCTCCTGTGCCAGGTGCGCGAAGAGATGGTGGCAGCGGGGCTCGCCCTGTTCCCCTCGGTGGAGAGGGCCATCTGGGCCCTTTCGGTCTTCCTTCCCTACTGGTCCCGGCGGGGCGCGACGACTGCTCAGCCCTCGTCCGAGTAG